The DNA region gtgtacaaagACTCTTTACACTGTGAACATCGTTTTTGGAGATGCAGACGGCTGGTTGGTGGAGGTACCTGCTGTCAGACCCTCTCAATTTAATATTGATGATGGTTCATCCAAATGCAAGAGTGAGAAGGCTAAAGGCAATGATGGCTGCACATCAATAAGTTACTGCTTCTTCTCTTTCTTATGGCTGCAAAATCTTAGATGAAACAAGCTAAAGATAAAGGACTCATTGTAATTGGTCGGGGATTTATGAAGTTGGACCCCATTTATCAACACTTGTTGCATATCCTaaagatatgccataaatgtaattTGTTGGAACCCTTTAATATATTGGTGTCCCCAACTCCCCAAGGTGCTACTGGTGGTCACACATCATCCCACTAAACCACTTCATCTCACCGGAGTCAACAGAGTAGCATGTGTGAATGTTATGAGGTACTATATTATACTTTTTCTGTAGACAAATTAACAAAGTGTTCATCTATGTTCTGCTTATTGCTAACAATTTCATCATTCTCTCTTCTTAGATGAGACGGGTGCCATTCCCAATTGCGATCCTTGTGATCATACACTGTCTTTTAGGGAAATGTGAAGTAACCAAATATGAATGTTGTACAGGAGTCCCAGGTATCCCAGGATCACCAGGACTGAATGGTCAGCATGGACCTCCAGGAAGAGATGGAAAAGATGGGGAACACGGACCAAAAGGTGTCCAAGGTGCGTTTCTCCAAGAGGGCAAAGTTGATTTAAACAGAAAAAGATATTATTTAAAAGATTTCTTACAATTCCAGTGTAAGGCATAttgatattctttttttttctaggaaCACCTGGAGAAAAGGGACCACAAGGTCACCCTGGTAAAACAGGTCCTGCAGGTTCTCCTGGCCTTACAGGTAAACCAGGCTTACCAGGACCACCAGGAACAAGGCAAATATTTGCATTTCATGTTGGGCTGAAATCTTCCAGTCCATCAAGCGATGGCCCGATTATATTTCCAAAAGTTTTTTACAACGAGCAAAGCATTTACAACACAGGAAGTGGAAAGTTCATATCTCCTGTAGATGGTCTTTACTTCTTCACATATCAAATTACAGTCTATAATAAAAATGTACATATTACCCTAAGACATAATGGTAACATTGTGCAGTACATGTATCACGTATATTCTTCTAATACTAACCAAGCCTCTGGGGCTTCAATTCTAGCTTTGAAAGAAAAGGATGAGGTTTGGCTTCAGGTTGTAGGAACCTACAACGGTCTTTATGCTGATAGTGATGACGACTCTACATTCTCAGGCTTTCTGATATCATGAATCTGGAAGCCATAAAGTTTTTACACCAATATATTAATGTAATGTAAAATCAAAATCAAAAGTATGAAATAGTTTTTGCATTGCAGATGATAAAATGCTTGTTCATGCCCTCAtcttccgccttgactactgcaacatcctcttctGTGGCCTCCCCGGTAACACCAgtacacctctccagtccatccttaactctgctacctAATTcatttctctcctcgctactcctccgtttCCCCCCtcagcaaatctcttcactggctcccattccctcagcatttccagttcaaattactaatactaacctataaagccatccatagcctgtctcctccatatatctctgaactaatctcccgatatcttcgaaaagggcatgtcggaacaccttactcctgatctccaactcagtgtcatgcaggcctgcaatgctgcttacatgcaggctatgcagcagactctgtattttcagcagccagtggtggcatttccacctgtgccaacactgtcactctTAACCTCAAGGCCGAGCTCTACTGCAGACCACTGCacagccaccaccattccaagcactgcggACAACACTACagctccaccaccatgccgagtgctgttggacagcccaccaccaccatgccaactgctgctcctgcttggacatcctccactgccaccagcatgcagcagcacccggactctggcatggctttcaccaccaccaccaggatgcagcagcacCCTGCcatggctttcaccaccaccacaatgtagcagcagcaccaggaccctggcatggccttcaccaccaccaccatgcagcagcaggaccctgtaaTGTCcttcaccaccatgcagcagcacacggaccatgacaggtcggccaccatcaccGGGCAGCAAGAAATGAGCACactgaggctccccagaccgcagcgccgatcccaaaaagggaaaaagaaaaaacagcGGACTATCGCCAACCCTCACCCCCCCCagtgtgtctgtgatgtcaggtttgtctcacccttccagtgtgtctctgccatcccatGCGTCTAAtaccatccctgaactccctgaccCCACTTGTTTAATTGCTCCTTCTCCTGCAACCCTTGCTTCATCTTCAGCCAGCCAAGCCTCACAGTTACATACCCCCCAGTTCCGTcacagccggcgcagttaaattattatttttttaataaatttcaatgctttttgcccccaatactgtttggttatttgtgtatttcgacgccggcaacacacaccgtgcaccgaATAAACACACTGTGCcgtacactttgtgtttttgccacctcatagctccaggagttaGACAAGTcaaacactgcagctttgcttcttgtgtttggtatggagctatgagttgtcaaaaactaatattacttgtattttatCCACAATCTCTTCAGTATGCTTAATGTAtgtgacacaaactgaagagacaatggccttGTAtaaccttgtataacctccattttctcttcagtctacgtaatctatttaACACAAACTGAGGAgacaatggaggtcatacaaggcatatctatactcacctggacaggtgtaagaaatagtgaattcatgaggctgggttttgtgcatcatgaattcattatttctgacacatgacctggtgagtatagatctgctttgtattatacctccatcttctCCTGCATTCAATAGATAAAATGCAGAAGAGattcaggatgtaatgacgtcaactaccataCCACTAACAtcttaagtggtttttagaggaaagacataggagactcggtacaggtattaaaacatttttttttttttttgaaaatctgtTTATTAGATTTTAATATAATACACACCATTCAGTTCTAATGTCAATAATACAGTAATGTGACAATACCTTTAACATTACAACCCAGAACCCTCCCACCCCAATATACACCCCAACATAAACCAAACATGACCCTCCGGACTCTGCGTGCACCCAGCGAAAAAGTACTTCATGGAATTGGTGATTCACCCCCTATCCGCTGCAATAGATACCATTGGGTATTTTCAAACTGTGCTCTCAGTTTCTCCCTAGATTCCAGAGGAAGCGATGGAATAAAGGTAGCCCATGTGGAAAAGAATTTGCTTACTTGTTTTTCTTTGTTAGTCAGTGCCTCCAACCATTCCATCCTAAATATGAACTGTATTTTTGTGCGAATGAAAGGGAGTGAAGGGACTAAGGGACTCAACCACTGGTGTAAAATACTCTTCCTAGTTGCCGAAGCCCATATCACAAGTGTTGCTTTGATGTGTTTGGGTAATTTTCGAGATGTTTCATCTAGGATATTAAAAATGGCCCATTGTGGAGTAAGTGAAAAATCTGCTCCACAAATTTTTTGCAATTCTTTATGTATCTCTCTCCAGAGTCCCTGAATTTGCGAACAACTCCATAAGTGATGATAAATGTCAGTATTATGGGCTTTACATTTGGAACATGAGTAGACGATGGATGGGGACATCTTAGATTGCATACAAGGCGTGATGTAGGCTCTATGTAATATTAGCAGTGCCATGTCAGTATAGCTGCTATATGGTAAAATTTTTCTTTGTGTCATGGTAGCCTCAAAAAGGTCACTCACCTCCAAGTCAGGCATATCTTTCAACCACCTCGCCACTCCCGtggttttcccttcccccacccatttCCCACGCAAGATTGAATAAATGTTACTTATAGAAGCCGGGTTAGACTTAGCATTTCGGATAAACCCATCTAAGTTAACCCTCCCCTCTGCCGTCTCTTTCGGTGTCTGACATTTCTGTACCAGGCTACGCGCTTGGAGAAATAAAAACGGTTTATTGTTAAATAATGGGTAATGTTGTGATGCCGTTTCAAAAGATATTATTGAAAAATTAAGATCCAAGAGGTCTATCACCTGCCTGCATCCTTGAGACGCCAAAATCTTATAAAAAGACGATACAGAGCCCTCTGTGAACCTTGGGTTTCCCAAAAAGGTCTGGAACGGGGATAGATTATATCTTAAACTACAAATCTTCCTACATTGTCGCCAGGTTTGCAGCGTTTGCCATAAAGAGGGGTGATCATGTATTCCCACTGGGAGTTCCTCCCCACCCAGATGTAATAAAGCTGATAGCGAAATATGTGGGTAAAATTGCTGCTCTATTTCAACATTTGCAAAGTGGGAGAGACCCCTGATCCAGTCAATTGCATATCTGCGATTAGCCGCTAAGTTATATCTTCTCAGATCTGGAAAATTAATACCACCCTCCAATTTAGTCGCTTGTAGTTTTGCAAGACTTATACGTGGTCTACCCCCAACCCCCCAAATAAATCTTCTAAAGTTTAAGTTCAACAAATTCTGATCTGACTGAGTCAGGAGAAGGGGCAAAGTCTGAAAGGCGTATAGCAGCTTGGGAAaaactatcattttaattaaatagcaTCTACCAGAGAACGACAGTGTGAAGtgtttccaggagtggagaagATTAATTATGGAGGAGACTAGTGGTTTgtagttagctctatataagatagATGGGTCTGCTGGTAACCGTATCCCCAGGTATTTAATGGAGTCTCGGCACCAGTGGAATGGGAATGTGGTGTCACTCAACCTCCCCGATCTAAAGACTGCCAAGGCCTCAGATTTACCATAATTAACCTTGAATCCAGAACATTTACCAAAACTCTCCAGGATACGCATAATGGCCGGGATTGCCCCAACTGGGTTAGCAATAAATAAAAGAATATCATCAGCAAAGGCTGAGATTTTTACCGATGTTGATCCCACCCTCACCCCCTCAAAGGCCACCTCGTTCTGTAATCTTCTCAGGAATGGGTCTAATGTTATGTTGAATAATAGTGGAGACAGAGGGCATCCCTGTCGGGTCCCCCTCTGAATCTCAAAAGGTTTGGAAAGAACATTGTTCACGGACATCCTGGATAGTGGCTTTCTGTAAATTGCTTTGACCGCTTCACTAAACCACGGGCCAAACTCTCGGAATGATAGCAGATCATATAGATAGTTCCATGCTACTCTATCAAACGCCTTATCCGCGTCTAGACTTACTACTATGGTTTTCATATGTTTATTTGCTCTACTATAAGATATGGCACTCACCGCTGTCCTAATGTTGTATGTAATGGATTTACCGTGGATAAATCCAGTTTGTTGTGGCGATATCAAATTTGGCATTATCTTCTGTAATCTGTCTGccagaatttttgtgaaaattttaaaatcCGAATTTAATAACGAAATAGGTCTATATCCCTCAACCTGAGTATGATCTTTACCTGGTTTTGGGAGAACAATAACTACCGCCTCGTTAAATCGGTCTGGCATATGACCAAGTCCAACTATCTTATTGAATAACTCACTCAAATAAGGAGCTATACATGAACCTAGAATCTTATAGTGTTCATTGCTGAACCCGTCAGGACCAGGTGCTTTGGATACTTTAAGTTTAGTTATAGTCTGTATAACTTCTGATGGTAAATTAAAAGACACTCAAAAAGAAGGTTATGAGTGGCGCTATGAGTCACAAGGCGGTTTGCCTGCAGCGAGTACAACAATCACCACAGAGGATTGTAAATAATACAAATGCTATTAAATAGATGTGGACATGAAAATGTACACATCGGTACTTGCGCTGGTATAGCTGCCTATCGGTACTACTTCCCCAGGCACCCCTCGTTACGTGCGCGGTCACGTCACCacggctcacaggtcctgcgcaggcgccgttTACACGGCTCGCACCGGAGGGGGATTCGAGTTGTCTCCACGAGATTGCTGTGCTGCATACGGGGGTTGCACGAATTGTTACCGGCCCGAGCAATCAAGCGGAATCTGGAGAACTTTCCTCAACAGCAGACTTTCATTCAGGATGACTTTTACTTCCCTTATGGCTTCACATTAAGGGTAAGAATCGATCATTCTTTTTAACCAGGCGTGCATGCTGGTTCACTGATTTTAAGTTTATTAATTCAGCCTTGGGCTTATATCATTCCCTTTTTCCTTTGTTTTACATTCTGTGGGGAAGTAGTACCGATAGGCAGCTATACCAGCGCAAGTACCGATGTGTACATTTTCATGTCCACATCTATTTAATAACTTCTGATGGTGTTATTGGGGAATTAATGACCACCCTCTCTTCCTCTGTGAGCGTCGGGGCAAGGTTGTCTTTGAGAAATTCCCCGCTTCCTCCCCCAGTCTCTGACCTATACAACTCGCTGAAAAAAGAACGGAACTCATCCACTATCTCTTCATTTTTTATTAGGGTATGACCATTTCGTTGTTGTATTTTGTGTATTCTTGTCGGTTTCCTATATGGTTTTGTGAGAGATGCCAGCACCTTCCCTGGCttgttaccccatttaaaatatttttgtttttggtaATCTAAGTTGAATAGAGCCAATTCGTGGGCTAAAGTGTCTGCCTCTTCCTTAGCCCTCAAAAATTTTTCCCTTGTCAGTGGAGTGTTGTTTAGTTTGTAGTTTTTATAGGCTTGAGTTACTGAGTTTTGTGTGTCTCTaactctattcataatgtctttttTTTTATGACTGACATAGGAAATAATTTGTCCCCTCAATACGGCCTTGGATGCCATCCAGAACAATTGTGTGTTATCACAGTGGACCTGATTATCATTTTTATATATTCCCCATGACATTTGAAAGTATTTTTTAAAATCGTCTGATTGGTAAAGGTATGAGGGAAAGCGCCACCTCCGTTCCTGTTGGATTGGGGACACTAATTTGGACTGAAACGTCACTGGGGCGTGATCCGAAATATGAATGTTTTGTATATTTGATTGCGTTACTAAGGGTAACAAAGATTCATGTAACAACCAGCAATCAATCCTGGCATTTGAGTCATGTACATGGGAGTAATGAGAATAGTCTCTCTCCAAAGGGTGTTGTAGTCTCCATATGTCAATCAGATcaaattgatctattagtgattgaatGCCATTATCCTGCGTTGAACGGTGAGTTTCtttagagctagatctatccatGGATATGTCTGCCACCTCATTAAAGTCACCTCCCATGACCACCCGTGACGTATCCCATCCCGCCAGTCTCTCTCTTAATTTGACTTGAAACTGAGCCTCAGGCGCATTAGGAGCATAAATGTTAACTAGATTAAAACACATTCCCTCAATCATAATTTTGACCAGCAGAAATCTTCCCTGAGGATCTTCTAGAGTGTCTAGTATCTCATAATTAAGGCCATTATATATCAGTATGGCTACTCCTCGTTGTTTTTTTGTGTATGAGGCCTCCGCACAAAGTGTATATTTCCTACTAAACAAAGAAGGGTGTCTACCCTTAACCCAGTGTGTCTCCTGAAGAAAAATAATGTGGAAATTCTGTTTTTGTAGGAAGTGTATAACCTTCTTCCTCTTAACCGGGGAGTTAAGTCCATTGACATTCCATGAGCACCAATGTAAGGAGTGGATAGTGGTGTCTTTAGTGCCTGCGTGATCAGTCATTAACCTATCCCTTTTTGGGCGACCACCAGACCCACCTGTAAAAGTTGTAAGTGAgatccccacccatcccagcgagtgagAGCAGGATCTCCCTGGAACCAAGATTTAAGCGTACATAAGCAGAGCCCTTCCCCCCTTCCCAAAATCCCTCCCCAATTTAACTCTATAACAATAACAAGTGTACTCAACTTTAAAGTGAACATAACATAGAAAGTGACCATGCCGCTTAAAGGCATGAGAATGTTAGCACAAGCATGATATCACTTAATAATGGCATATTAAACTAGCTTTCTTATTCAGGATTTAACAGAATTAGAGTGAGCCCGGGGTGTTTCCCGAAGGTATTCCAGAGCCTTTCCTGGATCACTGAAGGACCAATTTTTCCCCTCCATAACAAAACGCAGAATTGAAGGATATTGCAGATTAAAGCGAATATTTTTGTCCACCAGTATTTTACAAGCAGGATTGAAGGCTTTGCGTTTAGCTGCCATGGCTGCTGAGTAGTCCTGGAACAATAATAATTTGTGGTTTTCATACATAAGAGTACGTTGTTTTCTGAATGCAGCCAAGATACGAATCTTATCCTGAAAATCCAAGATTTTGAAAATGACCGGACGCGGCctgtctccttctcctcctcttgggGGTCCTAGTCTATGAGCTCTTTCAATGGCCACAACTCCTGATGTTGGCAGCACCCCAAGAGCTTTAGGCAGCCATTCAGATGTGATTTTTATCAGCTCCGAGGGAAGGATTGACTCTGGGAGGCCTATAAGTCTCAAATTGTTACGACGGGACCTGTTTTCAAGGTCATCTACTTTGTCTATTAAATCTGAAATAATCTTTTCTTTATCATCTAGTTTGTCTGTGAGAGTTATGGTAGAGTCCTCCAGGTCTGATATTCTTTGTTCCGCATCTGTTATGCGTGCGCCCTGGGTATTAACTTGTGAGACTATTGTGTCCAATGAAGTTTGGAAAGCTGCTAAACGGTTGTCTATCTCAGGCATCAGCCGTTCTATGATAGCGGTTGCAATAGACTGTGGGTTGTCTGTATTAGTGTCAGCGCTTTGTGACACCGGAGATGTGCCTGCTTGGCTGCGAGTAGAGCTTCTGCCTGCCTTGGCACCTTTACCCATAAATTTGTCCATGTTGAGATGGAAACCTGAGATATTTGTTAAGTTATTAGTGATATCTTTGTGCTTGGTAACTACATTTAAAGATAAATCTAAGTGTCCTTTATGTTAACACATCAGGTGAGACTTTCGCTGAAAAGCTCTGTGCCTTCcaattatgttgtaaaaaaaaaaaaaaaaaaaaacactgtggttACTATGAAGTTATAATAGAAACCAGTTCTGTGCTCCTGTTATGCAAGCTGTGCAAATCGCCCTGCACCAGTTGTGCCTCCTGTAATCCTATAAACAAGACTCTCTCCCTTTGACCGACTCAGACCAAGGGTGCTGTGTACACTCTCCTATACCAGCACTGCTATCTGCTGTGAGTTTCCACAGGACAGCATCCACAAAGTGGGGGAGGGTAGTCCTGCGTGCCTTCCTCTATTATATTCCAGGTCCTGTGACCTTCACCGACTCCCCCTGTGCCAGGGCAACATGCACAACACCTGCGCCGCTCACTCTGTCCTGGCAACGGCTGCAATAGGTGCGGTTCGGCTCACCTTCCCTTTCTGGCGGCAATCAACAATCCCCGAGGACTGGCGCGCTGTCCAACAAAATGGCGCCGGCTCACCTTCTTCTTCCCGCGCCGATTCTCAGCTCCTCTCCGGAGCTATTCACTGCCCCTGTGTGCCTCAAGATCTCCTCGGCAGCTCCTGCCCTCTTCACCGACCTAGCTCGGTGCCTCTGCGAGCCGCGCACTCCTTTCCGCCGGTCCTTTCACTGCCTCCGACCCTGCAGGCTGTGATCAGCGCAGGGTGCTGCAAAGTGCTTGGCGCTGCTTGCGCTTCTTGACTCCCGGGGAGAACCGGAGAGCTGGGATTACCGCCGGTATCCCTTGTCCGGTCCTTATCCTGGATTCTGTGTTAGAAATCAGCGCTTTAAGAATAGTTTATGCTCTTTGTCCAGGAGCTCTGCTAAGAAGCGGCCATTCAATagctccgcctcccggaagtccGTATTAAAACATTTTGACCGAGAAGCAGAAACTCTCACGAAGAAATTCATCAATAAAGGCTATTCAGCTAGTTCCCTATCCCTGGCAAAAAATCAAGTTGAAAAATTACCCAGATCACGTCTTCTTCAgaataaagaaagaaataaaaaacaaccacCATGGGAAATTGTTCCCATTATTACTAGATACAGTGCCAATACGCACCTTTTTCAGAAAATAGTCAATAGACATTGGAATATTCTTAAGGAAGACAAAATAATTGGAGAAAAACTCCCGGAACATCCGCTTTTTGTCTATAAAAGAGCCCAAAATTTTGGGAACAAAATAGCTCCTACGGTACCACGCTCATCTTCTGTATTAAAATATTCCTTTTCACGCCAACATCAAGGTTTCTTCCCCTGTTCAAAATGCAAATCATGCAAGCTATTGAAAACGAAAAAACAATTTCTCTTGGCTAAAGAAACGGTCGAGTGGAAAATCGAGGACTTTATATCCTGCAACACCAAAGGGGTGATTTATTCCATCAGGTGCCCCTGTGATAAAATATACATTGGGAGAACAAAGCGGGCCCTCCAAACTAGGATTAATGAACATATTAGAAATATTGACAAAAAATTTGAAGGTCACCCGCTTTCAAAACATTTTCTGACCCACCATAATGGATCAGTATATGGCACCACCATCACAGGTCTTAAAAAAGTACAGGAATGTTGGAGAGGGGGTGATTTCATTCGACAAATGTCGAGGGAGGAAACTAAAATGATTTTTAGATTTGACACTTTAGTCCCAAAGGGTTTGAATAGCGAAATAGAACTATTCGCATTCAATACATAGTATAGTCATATGACCGCTGCATGCTATAAAATGAAAGTATCGTTGAAtgaggaccatccctgaggaaggagcacgtcTGGCTCCGAAACGCATAGGAATTGGTCCTTCTCActatccataggctgtcacgtgaggaatcacgtgtacgtgacgtcacggaaggtcctgcggtaAGCAGAGCACCTACCAAAGCCGAGCAGCGTGCAGACACTGTACGGAGGTATAGAGCGCAGGAgtttctgtcaccggccgggacagtaccTGCAGCTCATACCCCTGAAGATTTAACTAAGCCCTTATCGGATTACCTTTTTCCGGACCATGTGAATGGACTAACAGACAGAGAGACACAGCGGAGAAAGACAACCATACTAACGGTCCTAGCTCCAGGCTCCTGCCTTCATCATCAGGTTCTtatatattccttttttttttatatttgtttgcaGCAATCTAACTGTATTTAATACTTGCTCCATATATGGTTCCCTTATTTTTTGACTCCAGCGCAGATAGTTTAAGTTTTCTTTCAATTAAATTATTTATATCACTACAGACCGGTGGTACTGTAGAACTATCAGCTGCAGGTTTCAAAGGTGTGGTAGCGCTTTTGGTACATATACTTTTATAGGTATTaaaacacgttgtttattaacaacacatattagtaacattttaaacataactggtacagacccaaacccaacagcacattttacacaatattatcttgccatgccacacgtccgatgtcagaaacaaaataggcagcaaattggtccagcATGTgtgcaacttcaacagttgaccgcagagggttattctggtaatctggcaatgggtttgcaactggctcatccagttcaatgttgggtcgctccttagccattatgtaattgtggagaaccacacaggctttgacaacctcattgactgtctccatttttagattaatggctgtcccaagaatgcgccatttggagacaagaattccaaaggtacactcaactgttcttcgggccctggtcagtctgtagttataaatccttgtactgtggttcaagtcccgactggaatatgactTTAGTAGGTTTtctcacatctgaaaggcctcatccccaaccataacaactgGAATCGGTGGGCCtttagtgttggggagaggttgtggttgGTGAAAATTAAAAGCCATACAAACGTCGGACCATATCAGAATTCTTGAAAGTCTGGTAGTCCTTGCcagggccaaaagctccaatgtccacagcgataaagcgtcagtccgcatctgctattttcatcagcactaaataaaaatatttcttgtagttaaagttctccgatccagatctggcgggtttggtaatccgtatgtgctttccatccactgctcccaaacagttggggaagttacacactccagaatttgtcggcaatttccatccacatgtccacggtgggtagggggataatttcgtcccagagtacattccacaaagcacggcaggtgtccgcaactattccagacaaggtggaaattccaagccggtactgaaagtggagcgatgatacGGTCTCTCCGGTAGCTaggaatctgaaagaaaaaaaaaattccaaacaattctatttatggttgGGTTTTGCTAAACaagtaaaggaaaatacaaataatacatggcagaacaataataattatgactgccatttgtttagaattattacgtactttATTGTGACCAGGAGATGTTCCTCTGCAGGAatagctctacggagctgggtgtcctgtctctggatggctccttggacacaaccaagcaaatcctgaaaactctcgagacatcctggtatattccgggaatttgtccgggttggcattaagctcgccatatagagtgtggtaggctccacggctctcccggagttcaataatggggcgtCTCCAATAATGCCGACGCCGTGTTCTTCGctgtctttctcgatttctttgttgctcccaagcaaaagcataggcaagaaacagctttataatccaggttgaaataaaagctctccatgcgaagatccatcatgacacaggatacagtagcaaactgtgaagatttcagctgaccaagggtctatataaagatatctcaTAACACATGCCCACTgtcgtcccattggcggtgtctgtttatctagatttttctcctgtaaaattttacaCCATGCGCACAGAAAGCGCAAGCAAAACGCATTAAAAAGCATGTAAACGTTGCCTTTCTTTGACTGCATGCGTTAGCTAATGcttaaaaaaaaagctgtgtttgcACGCGGTTTATCGTGCATTTCAGGTTGCggcataaacgctgcggattctaccgcaaatgtgaaactagccttagtctgttttagtaggcgctacaatcatggggaagactgctgacttgaggtctaatgtgaagtttccacaatcagtgatagtttggggaggcATATCCTCccctggtgtaggttcactgtgttttatcacgaccaaagtcagggcagccatctaccaggaaattttagagcacttcatgtttccctctgtcaaacagctttttggagatggaaatttctttctctggcaggacttggcacctgtccagacTGTaataagtaccaatacctggtttaaaaacaacagtatcactgtgcttgattggccagcaaactcgcctgaccttaaccccatagagaatctatggggtatggtcaagaggaagatgagagacaccagacccaacagtgcagacgagctgaaggctgctatcaaagcaacctaggcttccataacacctc from Ranitomeya variabilis isolate aRanVar5 chromosome 3, aRanVar5.hap1, whole genome shotgun sequence includes:
- the LOC143818557 gene encoding complement C1q and tumor necrosis factor-related protein 9A-like, coding for MRRVPFPIAILVIIHCLLGKCEVTKYECCTGVPGIPGSPGLNGQHGPPGRDGKDGEHGPKGVQGTPGEKGPQGHPGKTGPAGSPGLTGKPGLPGPPGTRQIFAFHVGLKSSSPSSDGPIIFPKVFYNEQSIYNTGSGKFISPVDGLYFFTYQITVYNKNVHITLRHNGNIVQYMYHVYSSNTNQASGASILALKEKDEVWLQVVGTYNGLYADSDDDSTFSGFLIS